A region of Rhodospirillales bacterium DNA encodes the following proteins:
- a CDS encoding amidohydrolase family protein → MATLYIGGKLFDGETARDGHAVLEEGGRVKRVAPAGEFAGFAGPRIDTSGGTLLPGLIDCHVHSLSGAEGNPGLAQDRLSAAQIAMRGLEYMQRTLQGGITAVRECGGKDYIEFALRDAINAGRFAGPTMRCSGRMICMTGGHGNRTGRVADGVDEVIKAVREQIHAGSDLVKIMATGGVMTPGVNPEDAHYTAEEMSVGIREATRFNKTTASHAQGAEGILNAVRGGVTSIEHGIFMTDECVLEMQSRGTWLVPTLSAVQNILKGADSGDKTIPDYVVEKSRRVFERHIDSVKMYYAAGCKIAMGTDAGTPYNHHGDNAMELEYMCGVGISTRDSLFFSTASAADLMRLSDQGRVREGNSADLLVVEGDPLRDIAMAARKENHRLVVKRGAIVRDNRGADAAMRVAAQ, encoded by the coding sequence ATGGCGACGCTCTACATCGGCGGGAAGCTGTTCGACGGCGAGACGGCGCGCGACGGCCACGCCGTGCTGGAGGAGGGCGGCCGCGTCAAGCGGGTCGCGCCGGCGGGCGAGTTCGCCGGCTTCGCGGGTCCCCGGATCGACACCTCCGGCGGCACCCTGCTGCCCGGCCTGATCGACTGCCACGTCCATTCGCTGTCCGGCGCCGAGGGCAATCCCGGCCTCGCCCAGGACCGGCTGAGCGCCGCCCAGATCGCCATGCGCGGCCTGGAGTACATGCAGCGCACGCTGCAGGGCGGCATCACCGCCGTGCGCGAATGCGGCGGCAAGGACTACATCGAGTTCGCGCTGCGCGACGCCATCAACGCCGGCCGCTTCGCCGGCCCGACCATGCGCTGCTCCGGCCGCATGATCTGCATGACCGGCGGCCACGGCAACCGCACCGGGCGCGTCGCCGACGGCGTCGACGAGGTGATCAAGGCCGTGCGCGAGCAGATCCACGCCGGATCGGACCTCGTGAAGATCATGGCCACCGGCGGCGTCATGACGCCGGGCGTCAATCCCGAGGACGCGCACTACACCGCCGAGGAGATGTCGGTCGGCATCCGCGAGGCGACGCGCTTCAACAAGACCACCGCCAGCCACGCCCAGGGCGCCGAGGGCATCCTCAACGCCGTGCGCGGCGGCGTCACCTCGATCGAGCACGGCATCTTCATGACCGACGAGTGCGTGCTGGAGATGCAGTCCCGCGGCACCTGGCTGGTGCCGACCCTGTCGGCGGTGCAGAACATCCTCAAGGGCGCCGATTCGGGCGACAAGACCATTCCCGACTACGTCGTCGAGAAGTCGCGGCGGGTGTTCGAGCGCCACATCGACTCGGTGAAGATGTACTACGCGGCGGGCTGCAAGATCGCGATGGGGACCGACGCCGGCACGCCGTACAACCACCACGGCGACAATGCGATGGAGCTGGAATACATGTGCGGCGTCGGCATCTCGACCCGCGACTCGCTGTTCTTCTCGACCGCCAGCGCCGCCGACCTGATGCGGCTGTCCGACCAGGGCCGCGTGCGCGAGGGCAACAGCGCCGACCTTCTGGTCGTCGAGGGCGATCCGCTGCGCGACATCGCCATGGCGGCGCGCAAGGAGAACCACCGTCTGGTGGTCAAGCGCGGCGCGATCGTGCGCGACAACCGCGGCGCCGACGCCGCGATGCGGGTGGCCGCCCAGTAG
- a CDS encoding thermonuclease family protein produces the protein MRKPAPAALFACCVAAGVVVAGAGARAETFIVGQAAGLDEDSIAVQGERIRLWGIDAPDMAQTCQRGGRPWACGRDAARALDRLVSGKQVRCLVITHDKIRRLAVGDCTLGGESLSRWMVRNGWAVQNTRQTDAYAKDEADAKEARRGIWNSQFEMPWEWRAAARQGAIGRPRERPGRHVERSEGSFRR, from the coding sequence ATGAGAAAGCCCGCCCCGGCCGCCCTGTTCGCGTGCTGCGTCGCCGCCGGTGTCGTCGTCGCCGGGGCCGGCGCGCGCGCCGAGACGTTCATCGTGGGACAAGCGGCGGGTCTGGACGAGGATTCGATCGCCGTCCAAGGCGAGCGCATCCGGCTGTGGGGCATCGACGCGCCCGACATGGCGCAGACGTGCCAGCGCGGCGGCCGGCCGTGGGCCTGCGGCCGCGACGCCGCCCGCGCGCTCGACCGCCTGGTCAGCGGCAAGCAGGTGCGCTGCCTCGTCATCACCCACGACAAGATCCGGCGTCTGGCGGTCGGCGACTGCACCTTGGGCGGCGAGAGCTTGTCGCGCTGGATGGTGCGCAACGGCTGGGCGGTCCAGAACACGCGCCAGACCGACGCCTACGCCAAGGACGAGGCCGACGCCAAGGAGGCCCGCCGCGGCATCTGGAACAGCCAGTTCGAGATGCCGTGGGAGTGGCGCGCAGCAGCGCGGCAAGGGGCGATAGGGCGCCCCCGAGAAAGACCCGGTCGTCATGTCGAGCGCAGCGAGGGATCTTTCCGCCGCTGA
- a CDS encoding crotonase/enoyl-CoA hydratase family protein, giving the protein MSYTTFDYAVTDHVAHIRFNRPEKRNSMTRAFWDEIKRVFAEDIAGDAAVRVAVISSTGPHFTSGMDLSVFGSITANEGDPARRRERFRRGLLAYQESFSVIEKSRVPVLAAVQGGCIGGGVDLVSACDMRYCAADAFFVVKEIDLAMVADVGTLQRLPHLIPQGLARELAYTGRDLRAPEALRSGLVNAVFDSQAALLDGVMAVARTIAAKSPLAVYGSKEMLNYTRDHSVDEALNYMSVWNAAFIHGADMPEAFRATQEKRAPKFANLALDGSL; this is encoded by the coding sequence ATGAGCTACACGACCTTCGACTACGCCGTGACGGACCACGTCGCCCACATCCGCTTCAACCGGCCGGAGAAGCGCAATTCGATGACCCGGGCCTTCTGGGACGAGATAAAGCGCGTGTTCGCCGAGGACATCGCGGGCGACGCCGCCGTGCGCGTCGCCGTGATCTCCTCGACCGGGCCGCACTTCACGTCGGGGATGGATCTCTCGGTGTTCGGCTCGATCACGGCGAACGAGGGCGATCCGGCGCGCCGGCGCGAGCGCTTCCGCCGCGGCCTGCTGGCCTACCAGGAGTCGTTCTCCGTCATCGAGAAGAGCCGGGTGCCGGTGCTGGCGGCGGTGCAGGGCGGCTGCATCGGTGGCGGCGTCGATCTCGTCTCGGCCTGCGACATGCGCTACTGCGCCGCCGACGCCTTCTTCGTGGTCAAGGAGATCGACCTCGCGATGGTCGCCGATGTCGGCACGCTGCAGCGCCTGCCGCATCTGATCCCGCAGGGCCTCGCCCGCGAGCTGGCCTACACCGGCCGCGACCTGCGCGCGCCGGAGGCGCTGCGGTCCGGCCTCGTGAACGCGGTGTTCGACAGCCAGGCGGCGCTGCTCGACGGCGTCATGGCGGTGGCGCGGACCATCGCCGCCAAATCGCCGCTGGCCGTCTACGGCAGCAAGGAGATGCTCAACTACACCCGCGACCACAGCGTCGACGAGGCGCTGAACTACATGAGCGTGTGGAACGCCGCCTTCATCCACGGTGCCGACATGCCGGAGGCGTTCCGCGCCACGCAGGAGAAGCGGGCGCCGAAATTCGCGAATCTGGCGCTCGATGGCAGCTTGTGA
- a CDS encoding 5-oxoprolinase subunit PxpA gives MSSEVNINADLGESFGAWKMGNDPDLLKVVVSANVACGFHASDPSVMAETVRLSVKNGVSVGAHPGFPDLQGFGRRVMRFSEAEIEAMIAYQIGALAGIAAANGGKVTHVKPHGMMGNMSAEDAGMAAAIARASKAVDPSLIFLAQANTEQSKAARKAGLRVAEEVFADRTYTDAGLLTPRSLPNAMIHDADQALASVRRMVAEQAVFSTSGKRIPCQVDSICVHGDGPHAVETARAVRSGLEATQIRVLPLPAMARMA, from the coding sequence ATGAGCAGCGAAGTCAACATCAACGCCGACCTCGGCGAGAGCTTCGGCGCCTGGAAGATGGGCAACGATCCCGACCTGCTGAAGGTCGTCGTGTCGGCGAACGTCGCGTGCGGTTTCCACGCCAGCGACCCGTCGGTGATGGCCGAGACCGTCCGCCTGTCGGTCAAGAACGGCGTCAGCGTCGGCGCCCATCCCGGCTTCCCCGACCTGCAGGGTTTTGGCCGCCGCGTGATGCGGTTCTCGGAGGCCGAGATCGAGGCGATGATCGCCTACCAGATCGGCGCGCTGGCCGGAATCGCGGCCGCCAACGGCGGCAAGGTCACGCACGTCAAGCCGCACGGCATGATGGGCAACATGTCGGCCGAGGACGCCGGCATGGCGGCGGCCATCGCGCGCGCGTCCAAGGCGGTCGATCCGTCGCTGATCTTCCTCGCCCAGGCCAACACCGAGCAGAGCAAGGCCGCCCGCAAGGCCGGGCTGCGGGTCGCCGAGGAGGTGTTCGCCGACCGCACCTACACCGACGCCGGCCTGCTCACGCCGCGCTCGCTGCCCAACGCGATGATCCACGACGCCGACCAGGCGCTGGCGTCGGTCCGCCGCATGGTCGCGGAGCAGGCCGTGTTCTCGACCAGCGGCAAGCGCATCCCCTGCCAGGTCGATTCGATCTGCGTGCACGGCGACGGCCCGCACGCGGTCGAGACCGCGCGCGCCGTGCGCTCGGGGCTGGAGGCGACGCAGATCCGCGTGCTGCCGCTGCCCGCCATGGCGCGCATGGCCTGA
- a CDS encoding DUF2339 domain-containing protein has protein sequence MEGLMLLGVLVVIAALCTPIIAIIAFARAGDARRRVEALEFNVADLRARLARGESMEADPAAAAPSMVPPEAVPLGMPPAQQAPYAPPPQPYPQQAPYPGTAAPPPPVAAPGTPWAPPPLAASTAAPPLSGDIPPPFPPGPPAPPVTPSAGGGRSSLERKLGANLFVWLGAIALALSALFLVRYAIDAGYLSPAVRLTLAALFGAGLIAVGEKLRAKDARIGQALAAAGVAALFGTLFAAVGMYKFLDPLTGGVLATALTAGAVLLALRHGPFVAALGFVGGVLSPIFLGSEAPNVPVLFGYLLAISAGTLWVIRLRGWWWLGWGVLAGDVIWSLAWMFMRLFGPTAHRGELIWVGLFQVAVAGLFVWATWRRVSEEGDAPAHVVAKVWAATLTTGALLVFGIAGDAANWTGWLCLLLHAGGIYALARYVPRFQWLAVAPMILSLAAFALWHGALWFDWRATQTETYARTIVVVAGLLAAGAYALMWNAGRPGFWAALSAGAAFLHFVLAYFTLRNLMPDATWGLISLGLALPYVAAAERLARWRHSMAGANEALGMVAVGATFFIAAAVPFELRREWITVAYALELPAVAWIAWKLDLPILRRLCWILVAIVSIRLVANPYVLDYPLGSVPVFNWILYAYGVSAAAFYVGGWFLKLQRDDALTVAVDAAATLFLFLLVTLEIRALFNPEGIERGPALFMERASYVAAWGVFALVALFKDSQAPTPLGTWTWRIAGALALFGAVVMQSLLVNPAFVGGEAGRLPIVNGLILGYAVPALLAGVAAWWLGRSSYNVSRVVAASSSVFLVFVFLTLEVRHFFRRDFAGNPFDAAGTELYVYSVVWLVFGAATMFYGMWRGLAIARHIGMGLVCLTVCKVFLVDMGGLTGLLRVFSFMGLGGALVAMGYLYRRFVFTDAEGKAPPAS, from the coding sequence ATGGAAGGTTTGATGCTGCTGGGCGTGCTGGTGGTCATCGCCGCCCTGTGCACGCCGATCATCGCGATCATCGCGTTCGCGCGCGCCGGCGACGCGCGCCGCCGCGTCGAGGCGCTCGAGTTCAACGTCGCCGATCTGCGCGCCCGGCTGGCGCGCGGCGAGTCCATGGAGGCGGACCCGGCCGCGGCGGCGCCCTCGATGGTGCCGCCCGAGGCGGTGCCGCTGGGCATGCCGCCGGCCCAGCAGGCGCCCTACGCTCCGCCACCGCAGCCGTATCCGCAGCAAGCGCCCTATCCGGGCACCGCCGCGCCGCCGCCGCCGGTCGCAGCGCCGGGTACGCCATGGGCGCCACCGCCGCTCGCCGCGTCGACGGCCGCGCCGCCGCTCTCCGGCGACATCCCGCCGCCGTTCCCGCCGGGTCCGCCCGCCCCGCCGGTGACACCATCTGCCGGCGGCGGCCGCTCGAGCCTCGAGCGCAAGCTCGGCGCCAACCTCTTCGTGTGGCTGGGCGCCATCGCGTTGGCGCTCTCGGCGCTGTTCCTCGTGCGCTACGCGATCGACGCCGGCTACCTGTCGCCCGCCGTGCGCCTGACCCTGGCGGCGCTGTTCGGCGCCGGGTTGATCGCCGTCGGCGAGAAGCTGCGCGCCAAGGACGCCCGCATCGGCCAGGCGCTGGCCGCCGCCGGCGTCGCCGCCCTGTTCGGCACGTTGTTCGCGGCCGTCGGGATGTACAAGTTCCTCGATCCGCTGACCGGCGGCGTCCTCGCCACCGCGTTGACGGCCGGCGCGGTCCTGCTGGCGCTGCGGCACGGGCCGTTCGTCGCCGCGCTGGGCTTCGTCGGCGGCGTGCTGTCGCCGATCTTCCTCGGCAGCGAAGCGCCCAACGTGCCGGTGCTGTTCGGCTACCTGCTGGCGATCTCGGCCGGCACGTTGTGGGTGATCCGCCTGCGCGGCTGGTGGTGGCTGGGCTGGGGCGTGCTGGCCGGCGACGTGATCTGGTCGCTGGCGTGGATGTTCATGCGCCTGTTCGGTCCCACGGCGCACCGGGGCGAGCTGATCTGGGTCGGGCTGTTCCAGGTCGCCGTCGCCGGTCTGTTCGTGTGGGCGACGTGGCGTCGTGTGTCGGAGGAGGGCGACGCGCCCGCCCACGTCGTCGCCAAGGTGTGGGCCGCGACGCTGACGACCGGCGCGTTGCTGGTGTTCGGCATCGCCGGCGACGCGGCGAACTGGACGGGGTGGCTCTGCCTGCTGCTGCACGCCGGCGGCATCTACGCGCTGGCGCGCTACGTGCCGCGCTTCCAGTGGCTCGCCGTCGCGCCGATGATCCTGTCGCTGGCCGCGTTCGCGCTGTGGCACGGCGCGCTGTGGTTCGACTGGCGCGCGACGCAGACGGAGACCTACGCGCGCACCATCGTCGTGGTCGCCGGCCTGCTCGCGGCCGGCGCCTACGCGCTGATGTGGAACGCCGGGCGGCCGGGGTTCTGGGCGGCGCTGTCGGCCGGCGCCGCCTTCCTGCACTTCGTCCTCGCCTACTTCACGCTGCGCAACCTGATGCCCGACGCGACCTGGGGCCTGATCAGCCTCGGGCTGGCGCTGCCCTACGTCGCCGCCGCCGAGCGTCTGGCGCGCTGGCGCCACTCCATGGCCGGCGCCAACGAGGCGCTGGGCATGGTGGCGGTCGGCGCCACGTTCTTCATCGCCGCGGCGGTGCCGTTCGAGCTGCGGCGCGAATGGATCACGGTGGCCTACGCGCTCGAGCTGCCGGCGGTGGCGTGGATCGCGTGGAAGCTCGACCTGCCGATTCTGCGCCGGCTGTGCTGGATCCTGGTGGCGATCGTCTCGATCCGCCTGGTCGCCAACCCCTACGTGCTCGACTATCCGCTGGGATCGGTCCCCGTCTTCAACTGGATCCTCTACGCCTATGGCGTGTCGGCGGCGGCGTTCTACGTCGGCGGCTGGTTCCTCAAGCTGCAGCGCGACGACGCGTTGACCGTCGCGGTCGACGCCGCCGCCACGCTGTTCCTGTTCCTGCTGGTCACGCTGGAGATCCGCGCGCTGTTCAATCCCGAGGGGATCGAGCGCGGGCCGGCGCTGTTCATGGAGCGCGCCAGCTACGTGGCGGCGTGGGGCGTGTTCGCGCTGGTGGCCCTGTTCAAGGACAGCCAGGCGCCGACGCCGCTGGGCACGTGGACCTGGCGGATCGCCGGCGCGCTGGCGCTGTTCGGCGCCGTCGTCATGCAGTCGCTGCTCGTCAATCCCGCCTTCGTCGGCGGCGAGGCCGGCCGCCTGCCGATCGTCAACGGGCTGATCCTCGGCTACGCCGTGCCGGCGCTGCTCGCCGGCGTCGCTGCGTGGTGGCTGGGCCGCTCGTCGTACAACGTGTCGCGCGTGGTCGCGGCGTCGAGCTCGGTGTTCCTGGTCTTCGTGTTCCTGACGCTCGAGGTCCGGCACTTCTTCCGCCGCGACTTCGCCGGCAACCCGTTCGACGCCGCCGGGACCGAGCTCTACGTCTACTCCGTCGTGTGGCTGGTGTTCGGCGCGGCGACGATGTTCTACGGCATGTGGCGCGGCCTGGCGATCGCGCGCCACATCGGCATGGGGCTGGTCTGCCTCACGGTGTGCAAGGTGTTCCTCGTCGACATGGGCGGTCTCACCGGCCTGCTGCGCGTGTTCTCGTTCATGGGGCTGGGCGGGGCGCTGGTGGCGATGGGCTACCTCTACCGCCGCTTCGTGTTCACCGACGCCGAGGGCAAGGCGCCGCCGGCGTCCTGA
- a CDS encoding xanthine dehydrogenase family protein molybdopterin-binding subunit has protein sequence MAAFGKAQYIQRVEDQRLLTGTGGFADNVDATGAAVHVVLVRAPHAHARILGIDTSAAKAAPGVVAVYTWADLEADGVGDFAFPGMFPNADGTMPEMTPRRSLAKDVVRFGGEAVAAVVAATRAQAVDAAELVDVSYEPLPAVVTIEDALKRGAPLVWPGAPGNLAGFNKFGDQAKVDAAFKAAAHVVALDIEHQRLVVNAMEPRAITAEWDSASGRITVNIGSQNPSVTRDQLAETVLKMPKESVRVLVRDIGGGFGMKVGIQPDEAVAVWCCKTLKRTVKWRAERGEEFLATTAGRDQFHKASMALDKDGRILALRVEAWANIGAQPARAGVAIPLFVGPKVSTGNYDIPMVDMRINCVLTNTATIGAYRGAGRPECIFNLERLMDTAARQMGIDPAELRRRNFVKPSQMPYTTAMGEKYDSGDFDLFLTKVLKAADYDGFAARKAAARKRGRLYGRGLATYIEWTSALVFDEMAHYEVTGDGKVRIWMGTQGMWQGLQTSFTQLAAELLDIDPGKIEIAMGDSDRVGGVGSMGSRSAYIGGSAVMVGSRKLVDQGKNLAADALEASAGDIEYKAGVFGVVGTDKRIGLFDLAARQPEKRIYIENVNTVEGIAWPNGAHVAEVEIDPDTGRVEIKRYTTVDDVGRPLHRPIVFGQIQGGCGQGLGQALLEGAVYDRESGQMLTASFMDYAMPRADDLPSFDNQLDDSVPARSNPLGAKGVGESGTVGSTPTLMNAIMDALWPLGVRNLQMPATPLKVWEAIQAAKK, from the coding sequence ATGGCGGCGTTCGGCAAGGCCCAGTACATCCAGCGCGTCGAGGACCAGCGGCTGCTCACCGGCACCGGCGGCTTCGCCGACAACGTCGACGCCACCGGCGCGGCCGTCCACGTCGTCCTCGTCCGCGCGCCGCACGCCCACGCCAGGATCCTGGGTATCGACACGTCGGCCGCCAAGGCCGCGCCGGGCGTCGTCGCGGTCTACACCTGGGCCGACCTCGAGGCCGACGGCGTCGGCGATTTCGCCTTTCCCGGCATGTTCCCCAACGCCGACGGCACGATGCCGGAGATGACGCCGCGCCGGTCGCTGGCGAAGGACGTCGTGCGCTTCGGCGGCGAGGCCGTGGCCGCCGTGGTCGCCGCGACCCGCGCGCAGGCGGTCGACGCCGCCGAGCTGGTCGACGTCTCCTACGAGCCGCTGCCGGCGGTGGTCACGATCGAGGACGCGCTGAAACGCGGGGCGCCGCTGGTGTGGCCGGGCGCGCCGGGCAACCTCGCGGGCTTCAACAAGTTCGGCGACCAGGCCAAGGTCGACGCCGCGTTCAAGGCGGCGGCGCACGTCGTGGCGCTCGACATCGAGCACCAGCGGCTGGTGGTCAACGCCATGGAGCCGAGGGCGATCACGGCGGAGTGGGATTCCGCGTCCGGCCGCATCACCGTCAACATCGGCAGCCAGAACCCGTCGGTCACGCGCGACCAGCTCGCCGAGACCGTGCTCAAGATGCCGAAGGAGAGCGTCCGCGTGCTGGTCCGCGACATCGGCGGCGGCTTCGGCATGAAGGTCGGCATCCAGCCGGACGAGGCGGTCGCGGTGTGGTGCTGCAAGACGCTGAAGCGCACCGTGAAATGGCGGGCGGAGCGTGGCGAGGAGTTCCTCGCCACCACCGCCGGACGCGACCAGTTCCACAAGGCGTCGATGGCGCTCGACAAGGACGGCCGCATCCTGGCGCTGCGGGTCGAGGCGTGGGCCAATATCGGCGCCCAGCCGGCGCGGGCCGGCGTCGCCATCCCGCTGTTCGTCGGCCCCAAGGTGTCGACCGGCAACTACGACATCCCCATGGTCGACATGCGCATCAACTGCGTGCTGACCAACACCGCCACGATCGGCGCCTACCGCGGCGCCGGCCGGCCGGAATGCATCTTCAACCTCGAGCGCCTGATGGACACCGCGGCGCGCCAGATGGGGATCGATCCCGCCGAGCTGCGGCGGCGCAATTTCGTCAAGCCGTCGCAGATGCCCTACACGACGGCGATGGGCGAGAAATACGATTCCGGCGATTTCGACCTGTTCCTGACCAAGGTCCTGAAGGCGGCGGACTATGACGGCTTCGCGGCGCGCAAGGCGGCGGCGCGGAAGCGCGGCCGGCTCTATGGCCGCGGCCTGGCCACCTACATCGAATGGACCTCGGCGCTGGTGTTCGACGAGATGGCGCACTACGAGGTGACGGGCGACGGCAAGGTCCGCATCTGGATGGGCACGCAGGGCATGTGGCAGGGGCTGCAGACCAGCTTCACCCAGCTCGCCGCCGAGCTGCTCGACATCGACCCCGGAAAGATCGAGATCGCGATGGGCGATTCCGACCGCGTCGGCGGCGTTGGCTCGATGGGCTCGCGCTCGGCCTATATCGGCGGATCGGCGGTCATGGTCGGCTCGCGCAAGCTGGTCGACCAGGGCAAGAACCTCGCCGCCGACGCGCTCGAGGCGTCGGCCGGCGACATCGAGTACAAGGCCGGCGTCTTCGGCGTGGTCGGCACCGACAAGCGCATCGGCCTGTTCGACCTCGCCGCGCGCCAGCCGGAGAAGCGCATCTACATCGAGAACGTCAACACCGTCGAAGGCATCGCATGGCCCAACGGCGCCCATGTCGCGGAGGTCGAGATCGACCCCGACACCGGCCGCGTCGAGATCAAGCGCTACACCACGGTCGACGATGTCGGACGCCCGCTGCACCGTCCCATCGTGTTCGGCCAGATCCAGGGCGGCTGCGGCCAGGGCCTCGGGCAGGCGCTGCTCGAGGGCGCGGTCTACGACCGCGAATCGGGCCAGATGCTGACGGCGTCGTTCATGGACTACGCCATGCCGCGGGCCGACGATCTGCCGAGCTTCGACAACCAGCTCGACGATTCGGTGCCGGCGCGCAGCAATCCGCTGGGCGCCAAGGGCGTGGGCGAATCGGGCACCGTCGGCTCGACGCCGACCCTGATGAACGCGATCATGGACGCGCTGTGGCCGCTGGGCGTGCGCAACCTCCAGATGCCGGCGACGCCGCTCAAGGTGTGGGAGGCGATCCAGGCCGCGAAGAAATAG
- the pxpB gene encoding 5-oxoprolinase subunit PxpB — protein sequence MSVRYLSCGDTAFSVEFGTGIDPAINARVMGLHAAIKAEAAAGRLPGVVETVPSFRALLVHYDPLTTSRAALEPLVASLVAENRAAASVGRAWIVPCCYDDPEFAPDLPEVAARTGHTVEQVIALHTGATFTVYVLGFMPGYPYIGGLPKALELPRRSEPRVRVPKGSVAVAGVMTGVYAWDSPGGWHLIGRTPVAMFDPRRAEPSLYGPGDTTWFRRIGRAEYDALLASQEAGTLDVGRFRVAPGARP from the coding sequence TTGAGCGTGCGGTACCTCAGCTGCGGCGACACCGCGTTCAGCGTCGAGTTCGGCACCGGCATCGACCCCGCCATCAACGCGCGCGTCATGGGCCTGCACGCCGCGATCAAGGCCGAGGCCGCCGCCGGCCGCCTGCCCGGCGTCGTCGAGACCGTTCCCAGCTTCCGCGCCCTGCTGGTGCACTACGATCCGCTGACCACCTCGCGCGCGGCCTTGGAGCCGCTGGTCGCCTCGCTGGTCGCCGAGAACCGCGCCGCGGCGTCGGTCGGCCGGGCGTGGATCGTGCCCTGCTGCTACGACGACCCCGAGTTCGCGCCGGATCTGCCGGAGGTGGCGGCGCGCACCGGCCATACCGTCGAGCAGGTGATCGCGCTGCACACCGGCGCGACGTTCACCGTCTACGTGCTCGGATTCATGCCGGGATATCCCTATATCGGCGGCCTTCCGAAGGCGTTGGAGCTGCCGCGGCGGAGCGAGCCCCGGGTGCGGGTGCCGAAAGGCTCCGTCGCGGTCGCGGGCGTCATGACCGGCGTCTACGCGTGGGACAGCCCGGGCGGCTGGCACCTGATCGGCCGCACCCCCGTGGCGATGTTCGACCCGCGCCGCGCGGAACCGTCGCTCTACGGACCGGGCGACACGACCTGGTTCCGCCGTATCGGCCGCGCCGAGTACGACGCGCTGCTGGCGTCCCAGGAGGCGGGAACGCTCGATGTCGGCCGGTTCCGCGTGGCGCCGGGAGCCCGGCCATGA
- a CDS encoding serine hydrolase yields the protein MARTLATTTRRRALIGAGATMLGAGGARAAPDEEALGRSAGYPVGTRSNWFYDERVRVGSFSNLDAIMPHNRLPRAPAPRPLPRGEDLADLRYTFEGGARSIDDFLARQRVTGLMVVRGGAVLAERYQYDRTPAHRFVSQSMAKSITSIGVGFAVAEGRIRSVDDMASAYVPAIAGVPYGDTSIRDLLRMSSGVAFSERYDGRDDAAKFAGIQARDGTVAGLRAFTTREAPPGRRFHYASIETSTLAVVLHAATKQTLSAYIGERLWRPMGAEADATWVVDPTGTERAGGNFSATLRDWGRLAVLLADDGARDGRQIVPRDWLLEATDWRRQPAAFAPRVATPFFGYGYQFWTFPADKRRFALLGVYGQSIFVDPELRLALVITAAARNASVGKESLAGERNALWRALVGRYGKW from the coding sequence ATGGCACGGACGCTCGCGACCACGACGCGCCGCCGCGCGCTGATCGGCGCCGGCGCGACGATGCTCGGCGCCGGGGGCGCGCGCGCCGCCCCGGACGAGGAGGCGCTCGGGCGGAGCGCGGGCTATCCCGTCGGCACGCGGTCGAACTGGTTCTACGACGAGCGCGTGCGCGTCGGCTCGTTCAGCAACCTCGACGCGATCATGCCGCACAACCGGCTGCCGCGCGCGCCGGCGCCGCGCCCGCTGCCGCGCGGCGAGGACCTCGCGGATCTGCGGTACACGTTCGAGGGTGGCGCCCGCTCGATCGACGACTTCCTCGCCCGGCAACGCGTGACCGGTCTGATGGTCGTGCGCGGCGGCGCCGTCCTCGCCGAGCGCTACCAGTACGACCGCACGCCCGCGCACCGCTTCGTGTCGCAGTCGATGGCGAAGTCGATCACCTCGATCGGCGTCGGCTTCGCCGTGGCCGAGGGCCGCATCCGCTCGGTCGACGACATGGCGTCGGCCTACGTCCCGGCGATCGCCGGCGTGCCCTACGGCGATACATCGATCCGCGACCTGCTGCGGATGTCCTCGGGAGTCGCGTTCAGCGAGCGCTACGACGGCCGCGACGACGCCGCGAAGTTCGCCGGCATCCAGGCGCGCGACGGCACCGTCGCCGGGCTGCGCGCCTTCACGACGCGCGAGGCGCCGCCCGGCCGGCGCTTCCACTACGCCTCGATCGAGACCTCGACGTTGGCCGTCGTGCTGCACGCCGCGACGAAGCAGACGTTGTCGGCGTATATCGGCGAACGCCTGTGGCGGCCGATGGGCGCCGAGGCCGACGCGACGTGGGTGGTCGATCCCACCGGCACGGAGCGGGCCGGCGGCAATTTCAGCGCCACGCTGCGCGACTGGGGGCGGCTCGCGGTCCTGCTGGCCGACGACGGCGCGCGCGACGGGCGGCAGATCGTGCCGCGCGACTGGCTGCTGGAGGCGACGGACTGGCGCCGCCAGCCCGCCGCGTTCGCGCCCCGGGTGGCGACACCGTTCTTCGGCTACGGCTACCAGTTCTGGACGTTCCCGGCGGACAAGCGGCGCTTCGCGCTGCTCGGCGTCTACGGCCAGTCGATCTTCGTCGATCCGGAGCTGCGGCTGGCGCTGGTCATCACGGCGGCGGCGCGCAACGCCTCGGTCGGCAAGGAGTCGCTGGCCGGCGAACGCAACGCCCTGTGGCGCGCGCTGGTGGGCCGCTACGGCAAGTGGTAG